The Chitinophagales bacterium genomic interval CCGATCTTGAGATTATTGGAGAAGAAGACCATCGCGCCTTGCGATTGCAGGACATTCTTAAATCTGCACGGAAACTCAATCCCGGTTTTTTAAAGGAAGAAAAAGGTTATGTGGTACATACCTTTTTGGAATTTCCGCTGGAATGGGGTTTGGGAAGCAGTTCAACGCTTATTGCTTCTTTTGCACAGTGGGCGGGTGTAGATCCTTATCAGTTGTTGGAATTGAGTTTTGGTGGTTCCGGCTATGACCTTGCTGCTGCCGTGGCAGACGGGCCCATATTTTTTCAAAAAAGATCAGGTGAAAACCTGGTTGAAGCTGCTCCCTTTGACCCTCCCTTCAAAGAGCAATTGTTTTTTGTTTATCTGAATCAAAAGAAAGACAGCCGCGAGGGCATTCGCCTTTATAAAAAAAGAAAAATGGGCAAGGAAGCTATTGACCGGATTAGTGAAATTTCAAAGGCTTTCACAGAAGCAGAAACTTTAAAGGCATTTGAAAATTTAATAGACGAACACGAGCAAATTATTTCAGATCACCTGAATTTGCAGTTTGCAAAAGCCTTGTATTTCTCTGATTATTGGGGAAGTATCAAGTCACTGGGGGCCTGGGGCGGAGATTTTGTGCTGGCCACTTCCAACAAAAGTGAGCTGGAAACCATCAATTATTTTACCGAAAAAGGATTTAAGTCTATCATTCCTTATAAAGATATTATCTTTGCAGCTTCAAATCAGCGCGGATGACACAGGCAGGTGGCTTTAGATGGCAATGTCCTTCAAATATAGCCTTGATAAAATACTGGGGTAAGCATGGAAATCAATTGCCCGCCAACCCTTCTTTGAGTATTACATTAGATACAGCCCATACTATAACTACATTGGCATACAAGCCTGGCAGTGGCCTTAGGTTTTTATTTGAAGGAAAGGAAAATCCTGCCTTCAGCTCCCGTATCGAAAAATTTTTAAAATCACTTTCTTTTGAAGAAATGCCTTTTTTAAAGGATTTTGAATTAAAACTGG includes:
- a CDS encoding GYDIA family GHMP kinase translates to MDVKKRRFYAHGKLLLSGEYVVLDGARALALPTIQGQILEVLDSDLPQPTLTWISHHPNKKVWLKIIFSLPDLEIIGEEDHRALRLQDILKSARKLNPGFLKEEKGYVVHTFLEFPLEWGLGSSSTLIASFAQWAGVDPYQLLELSFGGSGYDLAAAVADGPIFFQKRSGENLVEAAPFDPPFKEQLFFVYLNQKKDSREGIRLYKKRKMGKEAIDRISEISKAFTEAETLKAFENLIDEHEQIISDHLNLQFAKALYFSDYWGSIKSLGAWGGDFVLATSNKSELETINYFTEKGFKSIIPYKDIIFAASNQRG